Below is a window of Methanobacteriaceae archaeon DNA.
GATTTTCAGTTGCACACTGGGGACATTTCATTTTCAAACACCCCTAAATATTTAAAGATCATAGGAAGATGAATACCTCCCCCATTAATAATTAGCATTAATATCCAGGATAAATTTAATTTGTCAGATAGGTTTTCATCTATTATTTTTTTCATCATGAAATCCTCATGAAATCAATATATTTCATTTCTTCTATTAGTATCATTATTATCCTGTTTTTTAACCAAATCTCTTACTATTTAGATCTTAGTGGAAGCTTCCAATAGAGAATCGATAAATGATTGGATTAGGTCTAATTTGGCCAGTTTATTGATCCATTTGGATGGTATTTGACTGGCTCCATAGTAGGCTCCTGCCAATTGTCCGTATATAGCCCCGGTAGTATCTGCATCCTCACCCAAATTCACAGCCAGCAAACATCCTTCCTGAAAGTTATCACTATTATAAAAAGCCCATAATGCTGCCTCTAATGATTTAACCACATATCCCCTCCCCCTGATCTCAGGGGGTTTTTTATCTTTATATGAACCAGCTGCCACTTCATCAATTTCAGGTGCTAGGGGATTGTCCTCCCAGTATCCTTCTATAAGGGAGTAACGGGGAGATAGTAGCTCATTTTTATCTGCACCTATCAGTGCTCCGTGTATGAGGCTGCCCAGATACCGGCAGGCATCAACTGCTAGGGGATGGTTATGGGTGGTGCGGCTGCTGAGACCAGAGCAATCAATAGCCCGAATAGGATAACTCATATAAAAAAGTGGCACTGGTGCCAGGCGCATCAGGG
It encodes the following:
- a CDS encoding ADP-ribosylglycohydrolase family protein gives rise to the protein MVKILVRLEQVKEEIMDRFRGAILGLAVGDALGAPLEFKSPGTFQPVHDMIGGGPFNLEPGMWTDDTSLALCLMESLIKKQKFDPIDQLSRYQCWYKEGHLSVMGDCFDIGNTTLQALKTFDETGEPYPGPDHELSAGNGSLMRLAPVPLFYMSYPIRAIDCSGLSSRTTHNHPLAVDACRYLGSLIHGALIGADKNELLSPRYSLIEGYWEDNPLAPEIDEVAAGSYKDKKPPEIRGRGYVVKSLEAALWAFYNSDNFQEGCLLAVNLGEDADTTGAIYGQLAGAYYGASQIPSKWINKLAKLDLIQSFIDSLLEASTKI